TGCCCCGAGGGGCCTGAGATGTGGGTTTGGGGGTGACAGGCTGGTCTGTGTGGGCAGAAGGCTGGAGCTCAGGGGCTGTGGAGACACTTCGTTCAGGGGTTTTGACTGAGGACCTGAGTGCCCTGCCCCGAGTGGCCCGAGATGTGGGTTTGGGGGTGACAGGCTGGTCTGTGGAAGTGGAAGGCTGGGGCTCAGGGGCTGTGGAGATAACTGGTTCGGGAGTCTTGACAGAAGCCCTCTGTGTCCTGCCCCGAGATGTGGGTTTGGGGGTGACAGGCTGGTCTGTGTGGGCCGAAGGCTGGAGCTCAGGGGCCGTGGGGACATTTTGTTCAGGGGTTTTGACAGAGGACCTAAGTGCCCTGCCCCGAGTGGCCCGAGATGTGGGTTTGGGGGTGACAGGCTGGTCTGTGTGGGCAGAATTCTGGAGCTCAGGGGCTGTGGAGACACTTCGTTCAGGGGTTTTGACTGAGGACCTGAGTGCCCTGCCCCGAGTGGCCCGAGATGTGGGTTTGGGGGTGACAGGCTGGTCTGTGTGGGCAGAATTCTGGAGCTCAGGGGCTGTGGGGACATTTCGTTCAGGGGTTTTGACTGAGGACCTGAGTGCCCTGCCCCGAGTGGCCCGAGATGTGGGTTTGGGGGTGACAGGCTGGTCTGTGTGGGCAGAATTCTGGAGCTCAGGGGCTGTGGAGACACTTCGTTCAGGGGTTTTGACTGAGGACCTGAGTGCCCTGCCCCGAGTGGCCCGAGATGTGGGTTTGGGGGTGACAGGCTGGTCTGTGGAAGTGCAAGGCTGGGGCTCAGGGGCTGTGGAGATAACTGGTTCGGGAGTCTTGACAGAAGCCCTCTGTGTCCTGCCCCGAGTGGCCTGAGATGTGGGTTTGGGGGTGACAGGCTGGTCTGTGTGGGCAGAAGGCTGGAGCTCAGGGGCTGTGGAGACATTTCGTTCAGGGGTTTTGACAGAGGACCTAAGTGTCCTGCCCCGAGTGGCCCGAGATGTGGGCTTGGGGGTGACAGGCTGGTCTGTGGAGGGGGTAGGGTGGGGCTCAAGGGGTACAGAAGAAACTGGAGAGGACCCTTGGGGTTTGACTTTGGGTTTTGGGTGGAGAGCGTCCAGCTCTGAGGAAAAAGGAGTCTCCAGAGCTTCCTGACTCTCATTTTGTCTGGTCCTGGGAATGGGCGGTTCTGAAGGAGGTGGAGAGGGCGAAAGGAGGGACTGAGGGGCAGGACTTTTGGGGCTCTGAGAGATGAGGGGGTTCTGGAGTGGCGCGGAAGCTTCCTGCACTGCCGGAGGCCGACAAGCAGCTGGGGATTCCTGATCACCCTGGGGAGAAATGGAAgccagtgagggaggaggagacagagagaagagagacaggaCTTGGATACTGTTCTTGATCCTTGTTTATAGAGTGTACTCGTggcatttctctttctgtctgttcCATTAGACTGGGAATTTCCTCTTTCCCAAAGACCTCTCCCCAAAATGCCAGTATAGTATTCTCCATATATGGATGATGCTAATAAAGAGGACGGTTACGAGAAAGAGGGAAGGGACTTGAAAAAAGGAGCTTTCTGAGTcagggagagggagacagaacTTGGGGAACAGATACGGAAAACAACAGGTGTCAAAGTAAACGGATAGAAGCCAACTAAGGAGCCAACTAAGAAGCCAACTAAGGAGcagtgaaaatggaagaaaagttaaaaacatggGGAAAGGAGTAGATGAAAGCAAGGTCAGGGGAAGGGGCAGTGGAGGAGATGCAGAGATGACCTGTGGAGTGGGGAGGTGGGTACAGAAAGCAGCTCTCACCCTGGAAGTCTTCTCAGCAGGTGGCATCTTACAATTCAAGTAGCCTAGACAGAAGGGAAAGACAAGTAGCTGAGGTCTAAGCAGTCAGTCACTTAGGGGTTGATTATCATGAGGGCTGTGTACCACCTTAGGCTCCCCTCTACCTTCACTTACCTCTCTGCTGCCTCCTGGGTCTCACTGGGGCACCCCTTCCTCCACCTGACTGGCTCCCAGAAGCTATGGGGTCTGAAGCAAGTCCCTGAAGGTCTCCCGCCCCCGCTCCAGGCTCTGGTGTCGAACCTGAGGCCTGGCCTTTCTGGTCCTGGCCCCCCGCCTCTGTCTCCCCTGTCTGTGGGCCTCTGTCCAGCATCACTTTGGGTACCTTCCCTTCTAACCCACCTGCCTCACACTCTCTCTCTGCTACTggtttctctgcttctctgtcaAATATTTCTCTTGTAAGagtctgcttttctctctctttctcttgtatttccttaGGTGTCTCAATTTCTACCTTCAAAGTCTCCATATCCCTTTCAGTACTTGCACTTTTTACTCTTTTGTCAGACTCTTGTTTCTGAGTATCCCTAGCTAACACCTGTTTTTGTTCTCTGTCCTGTATCCCCCTGGTTGATTCTTCCTCTCCCAACacatcttccctctctccttccgaGGGCAGTTTCTCAGTTTCCCTCTCCAATGGCCCTCTCTCAGGGGTCACCCTCTCTGCTGTTTCTCTTGGTGTACCCATGTCTTCCTCCACAGTCTGCATCCCTCTGCCTTGAATCCCCAGTGACTCTGCATGAACTGGACTTTCTGGATGTTGCTCTTGTGGTGCTGCCGTAGGTGGAGAGGGGCAAGGTCCATGGGCTTCAATGTGGGTGGCAATGAGCTGGGTCTCAGAGGCTTCAGACTCTCTCGGACAGAATGGCTGTGTAGCCAAGACCTCCCATGGCTCATCCAGGGAACCTGAAagcagagtgagtgagtgagagagagagagagagagagagagagagagagagagagagagaggaatgtaGGTTGAAAAGGTAATAGCTTGAGAAAAGATGAAGACAAATTCAtgcataataaatttaaatgggtTATTAAAGGAAAGCTGGGAATAAGAAAGATAGTCATAACATTTAACATTTGTCTCAAAAAGTAAGCCCAAACCTTCATATAAAAGCTCTCTCAGTAGCCTCTTAAAAACTTATGCTAGACTAGTTGCTCTATGGGTCTGACTTAATATggcatttttttctgatgagatgGAGgaacatcagcaaaatgtcaaggAATATAAAAGAAACGTGTAGAGGGGGAAAATAAGGATGCCAAGTTAGGGACACAGAGGAGGGGAGAGTTTCTTATACCTGTGGCCTGGAAGCTGCAACGGGAAGGGCCAGGCTCTTGGGGCAGAGTAAACAGGAAGGCCTGCGTGGGTTCATCCTCCATGCTGGGGACTGTTGCACAAGAAAGCATGGCCTGAGCACTGCTCCACAGAACTCCGGGGTCCCATTCTTAGTTTCCCACCCTGCCCGTCCCAGCTTTCACACCCTTCAAGGACTACCAGTCTGATCTCCAAGCTCCTGTTTGTACCAGTATCCACATGACACAGATGTCCTCACCTTCCAGGCTCTGATTCTCTCTCTCCACAAAGCACTGGGTAGCTTGTAGGTCCAGATCTTCAGAATCTGGTGGGGGAGGAATATAGGATAATTAAAAAATCACAGCTGACCCTTaactccttcctttttctctactaTTCTCTCCTCAGCCCCAACCCCATGCAATAGACTGAATCTCTGTGTCTCCCCCAAAATTCTTACATTGAAACCTAATTTCCAGTGTGagggtattaggaggtggggcttctgggaggtgattaggtcatgaggttgGAGCCCGCgtgaatgggatcagtgcccttacaaaagagactccagagagcttCCATGGGcccttttgccatgtgaggacatagtgagaagaTGGCTGCCTATGAAGAAGGAAGCGGGGCCtccccagacactgaatctgctggtatCTTGGACCTCCCAGGCtttagaactgtgaaaaataaacttctgttgtttataagctacccagtctatggtattttgttatagcagctcaaatgAACTAAGATACCCTAGAAGCATTTTTTATTGCAGGGgttaagggaagaaggaaggccaGCACTAACCATCGTGGTTGTCTCCAGAGTTCATGGTCCTATCCACATGtggttctctctccctttctgtggGGGTCTGGGCCCCCTCTCTCTGTGGCTGGGTGGGTTCCCCTGGAGTGCCTGTGTCCACCACCAGATGTGCTATGTTATTCCTTGAGACAGGGAGAAGGTCCTGCTCCACTTGGGCCGCGGGTGACCCACCCTGGGCCCCAGCCATAAAAGCTCTGCCCTGTTCAAGAACGGCTGCAGCCCACTCTGTCCCAGTATCTTCTTCTGCATGAAGCTGGCTCTTTCTTACATCTGCCACTGCTGAGGCTGCTAAGGATGTGTTCTCCTCTGCATCTGGGCCACAGTCCCCAGCTAGAGGAGGCTGGGCTTCTTCTAGATACACCACAGGCAGCTTTGCTGGGCCTCCTTCAGCTTCCACATCTGTTTGACGTGTCCATGCTACAGGTACTTGATGCTTCTCCAGAAGTGTAACAGCTGGCCCTGGTGGGACTTCCTCCACCACTTGTGTGTTGACATGCACTGTGGCAGAGGCTCGGCTTCTCTGCAGGTGGAACCCCAGTGAGCTCTTCTCTTCCATCACCTCTGTATCACTGTCCCTGAGAGGAGGTTGACTCTTTTCCGAATATGCCTTGCCCGTGTGACCCCTGGGAACAGTTCCTGTCTTCTCCACTGGGAGCCCCTTTTCCTTCACGTCTGTGTCACTGTCTCTCCCAGCAGAGGCTTGGCTTTGCTCCAGAAGGGCCACCGGTTGGGCCCTATCCTCTTCTGCATCTGCATCTCTGTTCCACGCAACGGCCCGGCTCTCTCTTAGATGTGCCAGTGTGAGCGCTGCTGAGACTTCTTCCTTGTCATCTGTATTGCTATCGATCACGACAGAGGCTCGGCTTCTGTCCAGAGGAACGGTCAGGGGGGCCTCCCTCTCCTCTATATCTGTATCACTACCAGCCGGGCTCTCCTGCCGATGTGCCACGCCAGGTGCCCGAGGACTCTCTGTACCAACTTCATGGAAGATGTGCCTCTTCCTCACAGGAACTACTGCTGGGGTCGCAGGGATCCCCTCTTCTTCCACATCAGTATCACTGTCTATGAAGCCACAAGGCTGGGCCCTTTCCAGATGGACCCCAGTGAGCCTTCTCAGAGGCCCGCTCTCATCATCCACGTCTGTGTCACTGTCCTCCCCAGCAGGCTGGCTCCTCTCCAGAATCACTCCAACTGGAACCACCCCACTCCTCGCATTCCTCTCAACTTTCGTGtcattgttcttctccttcactgAACACTGATCCTTTTCAAGCTGGATTTCAGTTGTGACAGGTTTAGGCTGTTCTGTCTCTGCAGCGGTGACTCTTCTGGCAGCTGAGGAGGGCTCCCCTGCTCCTGGTTGCTGACTTTCTTCCTCATCTGTGTCACTGTTCAAGTTGAAGGCAAAAGGTGGCCCAGGGCCATCCAGGGCAGACGAAGGTCCCTCCTCATCGctgtgaagggaagagaagagagagtctATAGAATCTATTTCCCCAGAAGGGATACCCCACTCAACtaggagctccttgagggcagacatGAGGTAGTATTTTCTTTTCGATCTCCAGCAATTAGTTTTCTACTTGGCACAtcagaggtgctcaataaaaattcaGTTGATTGAACAAGTATGTGTAGTTCCCCAGCCCGGACTTTCATGGTAATAAGTTCTCATAGAGATGGATCCTCCAGCCCCTGATTCCTCCTTCTTTTGAAGACTCAGGTGTCTGGCCCTTTGGCACTCACCTCTCTGGAACTACTGTTGCCAAAAAGGAGGTCCTTGGTCCTTTCACCACACACTTTTCAGAAAGAGAATCTGTCAGTTGTAGAAAGGAGTAAGTTGACAGTTTTAAACTCACAATCCCCATCTCCTCACCCGCCCTCCCAATACACAAACTTACCTACTTCTTCCTCTGAGTCCTCAGCCAACAGAAGCCTGTGGGGTTGAGTTCCTCCCTGTACCCTGGGTGTCTCCTCTACAGTTAGAGGGCCCCGGGAGACAAAGGACAGGGGGACATCCAAGCGATGGTACTGGCAGGGCAAGTCAGCAAAGAGAATCAACTCCCGGTCCCTCAAACGATGACTCACCCCAGGGCCTAGGACCTTAGGAGGCCTCAGGATTTGAGTACCATTGAGGCTCCCACAATCCCGGAGGACAGGTGCCTTGTCCCAGGCCAAGATTTCAATCACCGCATGTTGTTTGGAGATAGATGAATAGGGCAGGGCCACAGAGCAATCAGGCATTCGGCCTACCACATTCTTCCCGAGGTATAATGGGAAATCTAAGAATTAGAGAGGTAGATGGTTTCCAAGGCCAGAGTCCTGACCTGCTATTAGGAAAACGTTCCTGTTAAGTACCTCACTACTCACTCAAGGTCCCCCCatgcatcagaaaaataaaaggcccCAGGATAACTAGCTAATAAAGAATATATGCAATGCATTATTCATAATCAATACCCCATCCATCCACACTGGATTATTttctattgtggtaaaatatacataaaatttaccattcagccaacttttcagtgtacagttcagtgacgttaagtacattcacattgttgtgcaaaacatcaccaccacccattTCCAGACCTCACTGGATTTTTATCTGAATCCCTTCATCTTCTCCTACCAAAGTAAAATCACCCCCATTGAGTCCAGGGCACTTGCCTGGAGCAATCAGATCAAACAGCCCCCTCTTCTCCATTCCCAGTAAAACCTTTTTTCAGATCTCCCAGATGCGTATCTAAGCTTACAACCCTCCAACTACCTCCCCACAGAAATAAGAGGCCTATACCAGTACTTCAGCACCCAATAACCCCTGACCTTTTTCTGGTCCATAGGAACTACTGAAGATACGCAGTCGCCCAAGGGGCTCCGAGCTACACCCCAAAGATTCACTGGGTCTCTCTTcaacctcctcctcttcttcaacTTCCCAGTTAATAACCTGGGTGTCTTCCATGATCtgagaaaaaaacacattattaTCACCTCTTTCAGTGGGTCACACACACAGCCTCAGAGAGGAGACTGCTAACTGCTGTAAACCTGGATAGCTATGGAGGCTGATGTTTCCCTTTCTGCCGATCATTCTGTTGTTATTCTTCTGAAGCACTTAAGAAATATCTTTGACCGTGATAcggaataagaaataaatattatagaGTCCCCagtacagaaatatatataaaaacacatgcttgggacttccctggtggtccagtggtaaagaatctgccttccaatgcaggggactcaggttcgatccctgatcagggaactaagatcccacatgtcgcagggcaactaaacccgtgtgccacaactactaagctcgggcgcctcaactagagagcctgcgtgccacaaactacagagcccacgtgccctggagcctgcgcgccacaactagagaagagaaaacccgcacactacaactagagagaagcccccgcaccgcaatgaaagatcccgcatgcctcaacgaagatcccacgtgctgcaactaagacccgacacagccaaaattaaataaataataataaataaataaatctttaaaaaaacaaaaaacaaaaaaactccacatGCTTATTTATAGATAAATGTTTTGAGAAACAATGTTAAGCCTTTATACAACACACTGATAGTTgtcattctgttttttttctcttctcaattttttaaacGCCGACTTGCAatccactaaattgatttcactATCCACTATTGGGATAACTTTCGCCAAACATCAACTATGTATCAGGCATAGTAGCCATGAGGCAGGCGTTTAGAACACTAAGGCTAAAAATATTCAATCAGGATAACACAGCAGGTAAATGAAAAGGGTAGAAATAATTATGCTTCTGGCTGCAAAGCCCATGCTTTTTACACTTTATCAGATCATCTCAGTGTGATCAGACTAAACTGCAAAAAATCGTAACAGCCAAAAGAGAGGCTTGGTAGGTGTCAAGCACTGCTCTAATTACTTTATATTCACTGACTTATTTAATTATCACAAGAATCctgtaaactattattattactttttgtttttggttgttttcctTTTGGACACGCagcatggcatatgggatcttagttccctgaccagggatcgaacccctggcccctgcagtggaagcacggagtcctaaccactcgaccgccagggaattccttattaTTACTTTCTATTTCTCAGATAAAGAAACTGCAATACAGATGGATTAAGGAATTTGTCCAGGACCACCCAGATAATGTCTCTCCTCTGTTTAATATTCTTTGATGGATTTCCATGCCCataggataaaataaaatctaaactccttaGCAAGACCCTCCACAATCAGAACCTCATATCCTCAAATGTATGTCCCACCCGCACCTCACCCAAGCCTATGATTCAGCCACATGGACCTTCTCCCCAGTCTCTGAACACACTGCTCCCGCTGTCCCTCTCATCTGCAGGCCTTAGCCAGCTCCTTAGCCCTTTGTTCATAGTTTTTTGGTCCAAATCCTACCCATCCTTTACaattcagttcaaatgtcacttcctcagcaaAGCCTTGCCTGGAGTCTTCTCTGCTTTCTGGTGTTCCCCATGTTCCTAAGTGTTTCACGGTGGTTGGTGGACTTGTACTTATCCTGATAGTTCTCACCATAGTGTAACTATAACATTCCATTTCTGCCTCACACCCCACCTCGAGAACTGGACCAGGCAGAAGAACTGTGTCTTTTCCCCAAGGGTCCATcatattcattcaacagttattgCGCACCTGGTACCGCTGTAAGTATTCGGGATACATTCCTGAACCAAAAGTAAAACTAACTCTGCCCTcttaattaaagaacaaataagatGAAAACTCAAAACGGTATGAAAGAGGCTACTCTAAAGGGAAACTGTTGACAGGTTGGGAAAGTAGGACACCTCCCTGGAGATAGTTTTAACTCCGTTCTTATGACTGGCGAACTCAGCTGGTGCCCATGACCCTCGGCTCCAATCCATGGGCCACCACCTTTGATCTCCCTCCATCCCATGGGTTCCCTCCTAGCCCAAcgtctccctgtgtcttcatacCTAAGGTCAGGAAGGGGCGTCAAGTAAGGATGAGTATTATAATTCGAGAAGCAAATTTCCAAGTATCCTCCGCCCAGTCGTACCAAAGGCACGCCCCTCCCGCCCACCGGGGAAAACCAAGATGGCACCCGGGGAACCGTGGGCGAGGCCCCCTCAGAACTCACCTACTTTGAGTCCCCGCGCGCGCCACCAGTAACGGCCGCGACCGGGATGGCGCGAGTGCCTGAGCGGGGCGAGGGCCGATTCGCTGATTGGCTCCTGCCGCTGTCTTTCACAGCCCGCCTGCACGCCGACAGAGCAAGCCGCCAACTCCGAGGCACAGCCAGAGCCCCGCCCCGTCCCCGCCCCCTTACAGCTCAAAGGGGCGGCTTCTCCGGGGAGGCTGAGATCAGTTGGCTGAGGCTGTAATCAGAGGCCGCCGAAGGCGCACAGAATAGTGCACCTCGATTGGGCAG
This genomic interval from Balaenoptera ricei isolate mBalRic1 chromosome 11, mBalRic1.hap2, whole genome shotgun sequence contains the following:
- the MDC1 gene encoding mediator of DNA damage checkpoint protein 1 isoform X1, which translates into the protein MEDTQVINWEVEEEEEVEERPSESLGCSSEPLGRLRIFSSSYGPEKDFPLYLGKNVVGRMPDCSVALPYSSISKQHAVIEILAWDKAPVLRDCGSLNGTQILRPPKVLGPGVSHRLRDRELILFADLPCQYHRLDVPLSFVSRGPLTVEETPRVQGGTQPHRLLLAEDSEEEVDSLSEKCVVKGPRTSFLATVVPESDEEGPSSALDGPGPPFAFNLNSDTDEEESQQPGAGEPSSAARRVTAAETEQPKPVTTEIQLEKDQCSVKEKNNDTKVERNARSGVVPVGVILERSQPAGEDSDTDVDDESGPLRRLTGVHLERAQPCGFIDSDTDVEEEGIPATPAVVPVRKRHIFHEVGTESPRAPGVAHRQESPAGSDTDIEEREAPLTVPLDRSRASVVIDSNTDDKEEVSAALTLAHLRESRAVAWNRDADAEEDRAQPVALLEQSQASAGRDSDTDVKEKGLPVEKTGTVPRGHTGKAYSEKSQPPLRDSDTEVMEEKSSLGFHLQRSRASATVHVNTQVVEEVPPGPAVTLLEKHQVPVAWTRQTDVEAEGGPAKLPVVYLEEAQPPLAGDCGPDAEENTSLAASAVADVRKSQLHAEEDTGTEWAAAVLEQGRAFMAGAQGGSPAAQVEQDLLPVSRNNIAHLVVDTGTPGEPTQPQREGAQTPTEREREPHVDRTMNSGDNHDDSEDLDLQATQCFVERENQSLEVPSMEDEPTQAFLFTLPQEPGPSRCSFQATGSLDEPWEVLATQPFCPRESEASETQLIATHIEAHGPCPSPPTAAPQEQHPESPVHAESLGIQGRGMQTVEEDMGTPRETAERVTPERGPLERETEKLPSEGEREDVLGEEESTRGIQDREQKQVLARDTQKQESDKRVKSASTERDMETLKVEIETPKEIQEKEREKQTLTREIFDREAEKPVAERECEAGGLEGKVPKVMLDRGPQTGETEAGGQDQKGQASGSTPEPGAGAGDLQGLASDPIASGSQSGGGRGAPVRPRRQQRGYLNCKMPPAEKTSRGDQESPAACRPPAVQEASAPLQNPLISQSPKSPAPQSLLSPSPPPSEPPIPRTRQNESQEALETPFSSELDALHPKPKVKPQGSSPVSSVPLEPHPTPSTDQPVTPKPTSRATRGRTLRSSVKTPERNVSTAPELQPSAHTDQPVTPKPTSQATRGRTQRASVKTPEPVISTAPEPQPCTSTDQPVTPKPTSRATRGRALRSSVKTPERSVSTAPELQNSAHTDQPVTPKPTSRATRGRALRSSVKTPERNVPTAPELQNSAHTDQPVTPKPTSRATRGRALRSSVKTPERSVSTAPELQNSAHTDQPVTPKPTSRATRGRALRSSVKTPEQNVPTAPELQPSAHTDQPVTPKPTSRGRTQRASVKTPEPVISTAPEPQPSTSTDQPVTPKPTSRATRGRALRSSVKTPERSVSTAPELQPSAHTDQPVTPKPTSQAPRGRTLRSSAKTPEPVVPITPEPQPSTSKDQSLTPEPTSQATRGRTHRSSVKTSQPTEPTAPYLEPSSPTDQPVTPKVIAQCGQSRTLRSSTVSAVPVPTTPEFHSPVPTEQPIPPEPIPEANCSRRPRATRKPGSLTAHVHEPYSAPSEPNSRSSRNQRRGAVRAAESLSTIPEPAFAQLPEAPTHAPQIPKGEAADRSGFTPEPQPEASQNHKRPLATVDSPPLQKRLQREVPQKTAFLKEEEENPAAKLRKIEDVVIPEPGKRKREQTEEEPREIPSRSLRRTKPIQESTAPKVLFTGVVDAHGERAVLALGGSMASSVAEASHLVTDRIRRTVKFLCALGRGIPILSLDWLHQSRKAGCFLPPAEYVVTDPEQEKNFGFSLREALSRARERRLLEGYEIHVTPGVQPPPPQMGEIISCCGGTVLPSMPRSYKPQRVVITCSQDFPRCAIPFRVGLPILSPEFLLTGVLKQEAKPEAFVLSTLEMSST
- the MDC1 gene encoding mediator of DNA damage checkpoint protein 1 isoform X3 — translated: MEDTQVINWEVEEEEEVEERPSESLGCSSEPLGRLRIFSSSYGPEKDFPLYLGKNVVGRMPDCSVALPYSSISKQHAVIEILAWDKAPVLRDCGSLNGTQILRPPKVLGPGVSHRLRDRELILFADLPCQYHRLDVPLSFVSRGPLTVEETPRVQGGTQPHRLLLAEDSEEEVDSLSEKCVVKGPRTSFLATVVPESDEEGPSSALDGPGPPFAFNLNSDTDEEESQQPGAGEPSSAARRVTAAETEQPKPVTTEIQLEKDQCSVKEKNNDTKVERNARSGVVPVGVILERSQPAGEDSDTDVDDESGPLRRLTGVHLERAQPCGFIDSDTDVEEEGIPATPAVVPVRKRHIFHEVGTESPRAPGVAHRQESPAGSDTDIEEREAPLTVPLDRSRASVVIDSNTDDKEEVSAALTLAHLRESRAVAWNRDADAEEDRAQPVALLEQSQASAGRDSDTDVKEKGLPVEKTGTVPRGHTGKAYSEKSQPPLRDSDTEVMEEKSSLGFHLQRSRASATVHVNTQVVEEVPPGPAVTLLEKHQVPVAWTRQTDVEAEGGPAKLPVVYLEEAQPPLAGDCGPDAEENTSLAASAVADVRKSQLHAEEDTGTEWAAAVLEQGRAFMAGAQGGSPAAQVEQDLLPVSRNNIAHLVVDTGTPGEPTQPQREGAQTPTEREREPHVDRTMNSGDNHDDSEDLDLQATQCFVERENQSLEVPSMEDEPTQAFLFTLPQEPGPSRCSFQATGSLDEPWEVLATQPFCPRESEASETQLIATHIEAHGPCPSPPTAAPQEQHPESPVHAESLGIQGRGMQTVEEDMGYLNCKMPPAEKTSRGDQESPAACRPPAVQEASAPLQNPLISQSPKSPAPQSLLSPSPPPSEPPIPRTRQNESQEALETPFSSELDALHPKPKVKPQGSSPVSSVPLEPHPTPSTDQPVTPKPTSRATRGRTLRSSVKTPERNVSTAPELQPSAHTDQPVTPKPTSQATRGRTQRASVKTPEPVISTAPEPQPCTSTDQPVTPKPTSRATRGRALRSSVKTPERSVSTAPELQNSAHTDQPVTPKPTSRATRGRALRSSVKTPERNVPTAPELQNSAHTDQPVTPKPTSRATRGRALRSSVKTPERSVSTAPELQNSAHTDQPVTPKPTSRATRGRALRSSVKTPEQNVPTAPELQPSAHTDQPVTPKPTSRGRTQRASVKTPEPVISTAPEPQPSTSTDQPVTPKPTSRATRGRALRSSVKTPERSVSTAPELQPSAHTDQPVTPKPTSQAPRGRTLRSSAKTPEPVVPITPEPQPSTSKDQSLTPEPTSQATRGRTHRSSVKTSQPTEPTAPYLEPSSPTDQPVTPKVIAQCGQSRTLRSSTVSAVPVPTTPEFHSPVPTEQPIPPEPIPEANCSRRPRATRKPGSLTAHVHEPYSAPSEPNSRSSRNQRRGAVRAAESLSTIPEPAFAQLPEAPTHAPQIPKGEAADRSGFTPEPQPEASQNHKRPLATVDSPPLQKRLQREVPQKTAFLKEEEENPAAKLRKIEDVVIPEPGKRKREQTEEEPREIPSRSLRRTKPIQESTAPKVLFTGVVDAHGERAVLALGGSMASSVAEASHLVTDRIRRTVKFLCALGRGIPILSLDWLHQSRKAGCFLPPAEYVVTDPEQEKNFGFSLREALSRARERRLLEGYEIHVTPGVQPPPPQMGEIISCCGGTVLPSMPRSYKPQRVVITCSQDFPRCAIPFRVGLPILSPEFLLTGVLKQEAKPEAFVLSTLEMSST
- the MDC1 gene encoding mediator of DNA damage checkpoint protein 1 isoform X2, with product MEDTQVINWEVEEEEEVEERPSESLGCSSEPLGRLRIFSSSYGPEKDFPLYLGKNVVGRMPDCSVALPYSSISKQHAVIEILAWDKAPVLRDCGSLNGTQILRPPKVLGPGVSHRLRDRELILFADLPCQYHRLDVPLSFVSRGPLTVEETPRVQGGTQPHRLLLAEDSEEEVDSLSEKCVVKGPRTSFLATVVPESDEEGPSSALDGPGPPFAFNLNSDTDEEESQQPGAGEPSSAARRVTAAETEQPKPVTTEIQLEKDQCSVKEKNNDTKVERNARSGVVPVGVILERSQPAGEDSDTDVDDESGPLRRLTGVHLERAQPCGFIDSDTDVEEEGIPATPAVVPVRKRHIFHEVGTESPRAPGVAHRQESPAGSDTDIEEREAPLTVPLDRSRASVVIDSNTDDKEEVSAALTLAHLRESRAVAWNRDADAEEDRAQPVALLEQSQASAGRDSDTDVKEKGLPVEKTGTVPRGHTGKAYSEKSQPPLRDSDTEVMEEKSSLGFHLQRSRASATVHVNTQVVEEVPPGPAVTLLEKHQVPVAWTRQTDVEAEGGPAKLPVVYLEEAQPPLAGDCGPDAEENTSLAASAVADVRKSQLHAEEDTGTEWAAAVLEQGRAFMAGAQGGSPAAQVEQDLLPVSRNNIAHLVVDTGTPGEPTQPQREGAQTPTEREREPHVDRTMNSGDNHDDSEDLDLQATQCFVERENQSLEVPSMEDEPTQAFLFTLPQEPGPSRCSFQATGSLDEPWEVLATQPFCPRESEASETQLIATHIEAHGPCPSPPTAAPQEQHPESPVHAESLGIQGRGMQTVEEDMGTPRETAERVTPERGPLERETEKLPSEGEREDVLGEEESTRGIQDREQKQVLARDTQKQESDKRVKSASTERDMETLKVEIETPKEIQEKEREKQTLTREIFDREAEKPVAERECEAGGLEGKVPKVMLDRGPQTGETEAGGQDQKGQASGSTPEPGAGAGDLQGLASDPIASGSQSGGGRGAPVRPRRQQRGYLNCKMPPAEKTSRGDQESPAACRPPAVQEASAPLQNPLISQSPKSPAPQSLLSPSPPPSEPPIPRTRQNESQEALETPFSSELDALHPKPKVKPQGSSPVSSVPLEPHPTPSTDQPVTPKPTSRATRGRTLRSSVKTPERNVSTAPELQPSAHTDQPVTPKPTSQATRGRTQRASVKTPEPVISTAPEPQPCTSTDQPVTPKPTSRATRGRALRSSVKTPERSVSTAPELQNSAHTDQPVTPKPTSRATRGRALRSSVKTPERNVPTAPELQNSAHTDQPVTPKPTSRATRGRALRSSVKTPERSVSTAPELQNSAHTDQPVTPKPTSRATRGRALRSSVKTPEQNVPTAPELQPSAHTDQPVTPKPTSRGRTQRASVKTPEPVISTAPEPQPSTSTDQPVTPKPTSRATRGRALRSSVKTPERSVSTAPELQPSAHTDQPVTPKPTSQAPRGRTLRSSAKTPEPVVPITPEPQPSTSKDQSLTPEPTSQATRGRTHRSSVKTSQPTEPTAPYLEPSSPTDQPVTPKVIAQCGQSRTLRSSTVSAVPVPTTPEFHSPVPTEQPIPPEPIPEANCSRRPRATRKPGSLTAHVHEPYSAPSEPNSRSSRNQRRGAVRAAESLSTIPEPAFAQLPEAPTHAPQIPKGEAADRSGFTPEPQPEASQNHKRPLATVDSPPLQKRLQREVPQKTAFLKEEEENPAAKLRKIEDVVIPEPGKRKREQTEEEPREIPSRSLRRTKPIQESTAPKANPLHRCSSQAW